The Rhizobium sp. BT03 genome has a window encoding:
- a CDS encoding LptA/OstA family protein, with the protein MTKDCRFSTCKTGMAFIAGAFALILMAPGAGAQQAATMSGMKLSNDQPIQIESDKLEIHDQEHTALFTGKVKVVQGTTTMQSGKMTVYYKDKAAKPAADGTQPAAQPQQSASLASGSADIDKILVTDKVLLTSGTQTATADDGAFDMASQTFILTADQGNKVILSDGPNVFTGCKLTVHMQTGQAELESCGGRVQIQLDPKSQPNAQQKQN; encoded by the coding sequence ATGACAAAAGATTGTCGTTTTTCCACTTGCAAGACTGGCATGGCATTCATTGCCGGCGCATTTGCCCTTATTCTGATGGCCCCGGGCGCAGGCGCGCAACAGGCGGCCACGATGTCGGGCATGAAGCTTTCCAACGACCAGCCGATCCAGATCGAAAGCGACAAGCTGGAGATTCACGATCAGGAACACACCGCCCTCTTCACCGGCAAGGTCAAGGTCGTCCAGGGGACGACGACGATGCAGTCCGGCAAGATGACCGTCTATTACAAGGACAAGGCGGCAAAGCCGGCCGCTGACGGAACCCAACCCGCGGCCCAGCCGCAGCAGTCGGCCTCGCTGGCATCGGGCAGTGCCGATATCGACAAGATCCTGGTGACCGATAAGGTCCTGCTGACATCGGGCACGCAGACGGCGACTGCCGATGACGGCGCTTTCGATATGGCCTCGCAGACATTCATCCTCACGGCGGATCAGGGCAACAAGGTTATTCTGTCGGATGGGCCGAACGTCTTTACCGGCTGCAAACTGACCGTTCACATGCAAACCGGTCAGGCGGAGCTTGAAAGCTGCGGCGGGCGTGTCCAGATTCAGCTCGATCCAAAATCGCAGCCGAATGCGCAGCAGAAGCAGAACTGA
- the lptB gene encoding LPS export ABC transporter ATP-binding protein, with product MFGQPGPQAAGAADKSRYQGTLIARGLTKTYATRRVVNGVSLVVRRGEAVGLLGPNGAGKTTCFYMITGLVPVDEGTIEIDGNDVTTMPMYRRSRLGVGYLPQEASIFRGLTVEENIRAVLEVHVKDKAEREQKLNELLEEFHIQKLRKSAAVALSGGERRRLEIARALATDPTFMLLDEPFAGVDPISVADIQNLVHHLTARGIGVLITDHNVRETLGLIDRAYIIHAGEVLTHGRANDIVNNPEVRRLYLGDNFSL from the coding sequence ATGTTCGGCCAGCCCGGGCCACAAGCTGCGGGCGCCGCCGACAAAAGCCGTTATCAGGGAACGCTGATCGCACGCGGTCTGACGAAGACCTATGCGACGCGTCGCGTCGTCAACGGCGTCTCGCTGGTGGTGCGCCGTGGCGAGGCCGTCGGCCTGCTCGGCCCGAACGGCGCCGGCAAGACCACCTGTTTTTACATGATCACCGGCCTCGTGCCGGTGGATGAAGGCACGATCGAGATCGACGGCAACGACGTCACGACCATGCCGATGTACCGCCGCTCGCGTCTCGGCGTCGGTTACCTGCCGCAGGAAGCCTCGATCTTCCGCGGCCTGACGGTGGAAGAAAATATCCGCGCCGTCCTCGAAGTGCATGTCAAGGACAAGGCCGAGCGCGAGCAGAAGCTGAACGAGCTGCTGGAGGAATTCCATATCCAGAAGCTGCGCAAGAGTGCCGCCGTCGCCCTGTCGGGCGGTGAGCGCCGCCGCCTCGAAATCGCTCGCGCGCTGGCGACCGACCCGACCTTCATGCTGCTCGACGAACCCTTCGCCGGCGTCGACCCGATCTCGGTCGCCGACATCCAGAATCTCGTCCACCACCTGACGGCGCGCGGCATCGGCGTTCTCATCACCGACCATAATGTGCGCGAGACGCTGGGCCTGATCGACCGCGCCTACATCATCCATGCCGGTGAAGTGCTCACCCATGGCCGGGCGAACGACATCGTCAACAATCCGGAAGTGCGCCGGCTTTATCTCGGCGACAATTTCAGCCTCTGA
- the lptC gene encoding LPS export ABC transporter periplasmic protein LptC, with protein sequence MLDTLKNNGNAAYAGSGRSAYGDALFHSARVRRLKILLPVAALVVAAGLTAVALVKIYLPENIKMEGAKIENGKVVMEKPAIAGRNSDGVNYSMLAERALQDIRNPDLITLETIKAAVPMNDGLIARVVASTADYNRATDNLHMTAPFTLVLSSGLNANFQSARLDIKGGNMKSDDPVTITKDNASIVAKTMEITDKGRVITFEGNVRMNVDPSTIHKQGT encoded by the coding sequence ATGCTCGATACCCTGAAGAACAACGGAAATGCCGCCTATGCGGGCTCCGGCAGGAGTGCCTATGGCGATGCGTTGTTCCATTCCGCCCGCGTGCGGCGGCTGAAGATTTTGCTGCCGGTGGCAGCCCTCGTCGTCGCGGCCGGCCTGACGGCGGTGGCGCTGGTCAAGATCTATCTGCCCGAGAACATCAAGATGGAAGGCGCCAAGATCGAGAACGGCAAGGTCGTGATGGAAAAGCCGGCGATCGCGGGCCGCAATTCCGACGGCGTCAATTATTCGATGCTTGCCGAAAGGGCGCTGCAGGATATCCGCAATCCCGATCTGATCACGCTCGAGACCATCAAGGCCGCCGTGCCGATGAATGATGGGCTGATCGCCCGTGTCGTCGCCTCGACGGCCGATTACAATCGCGCCACCGACAATCTGCATATGACGGCCCCCTTCACCCTGGTGCTGAGCAGCGGCCTCAACGCGAATTTCCAGTCCGCCCGGCTCGACATCAAGGGCGGAAACATGAAGAGCGACGACCCCGTCACCATCACCAAGGATAATGCCTCCATTGTTGCGAAGACGATGGAGATAACCGATAAGGGGCGGGTGATCACATTCGAGGGGAATGTTCGCATGAATGTCGATCCATCCACCATCCATAAACAGGGCACTTAA
- a CDS encoding LapA family protein, whose protein sequence is MAKKIVNLLILLPLGVVLIVFCVANRQSVTLAFNPFRPEDQVLAVSAPFFVFLVVALIAGMLIGSAATWFSQGKHRKRARTEAKEAIRWQGEADRHKSRAEEIAGQLPAR, encoded by the coding sequence ATGGCCAAGAAGATCGTCAACCTGTTGATTCTGCTGCCGCTCGGCGTCGTCCTTATCGTCTTCTGCGTCGCCAACCGGCAAAGCGTCACGCTCGCCTTCAATCCGTTTCGGCCGGAGGATCAGGTGCTTGCGGTTTCGGCGCCCTTCTTCGTCTTCCTGGTCGTTGCGCTGATCGCAGGCATGCTGATCGGCTCGGCCGCCACCTGGTTCAGCCAGGGCAAACACCGCAAGCGCGCCCGCACCGAAGCCAAGGAAGCCATCCGCTGGCAGGGCGAGGCCGACCGCCACAAGAGCCGCGCCGAGGAAATCGCCGGGCAGCTTCCGGCACGGTAA
- the rpoN gene encoding RNA polymerase factor sigma-54, which translates to MALSASLFLRQNQSLVMTPQLMQSIQLLQMTHVELTQFIAQEVEKNPLLEFPSNDGEAGAERGEAEDEPYGHPPEDAGSDDGYDNRTDALSSDWYDNGGSASTSRLNDELDANYTNVFPDDSAPQRLDAPELVGQWKSMPGSGGEGADYDLDDFVAGQVSLRDHLAQQIPFVLPDMADRLIAQNFVDQLDDAGYLQVDLVETGERLGTSLTAAERVLAALQTLDPPGVFARSLAECLAIQLRQKDRYDPAMQALVENLELLARRDFATLKRLCGVDEEDLLDMLGEIRQLNPKPGSGFETGVSEAIMPDVVVRPSSEGGWLVELNPDTLPRVLVNQSYFSRVTRNGEDHAFLSECLQSANWLTRSLDQRAKTIMKVASEIVRQQDAFLLNGVDHLRPLNLKTVAEAIKMHESTVSRVTSNKYMLTPRGLFELKYFFTVSISAVAGGDSHSAEAVRHKIRALIMQESPDAVLSDDDIVDMLKKGGIDLARRTVAKYREAMNIASSVQRRREKRALAKVAGF; encoded by the coding sequence ATGGCACTGTCCGCCAGTCTTTTCCTGCGCCAGAACCAATCCCTGGTGATGACACCGCAGCTGATGCAATCCATCCAGCTGCTGCAGATGACGCATGTCGAGCTCACCCAGTTCATTGCCCAGGAAGTGGAGAAGAACCCGCTGCTCGAATTTCCGTCGAATGACGGCGAAGCAGGGGCCGAACGCGGCGAAGCCGAAGATGAGCCCTATGGTCATCCGCCGGAGGATGCGGGCTCGGACGACGGCTACGACAACCGCACCGACGCGCTCTCCAGCGACTGGTACGACAATGGCGGCAGCGCCAGCACCAGCCGGCTGAACGACGAACTCGACGCCAATTATACCAATGTCTTTCCCGATGACAGCGCGCCGCAGCGCCTCGACGCGCCGGAGCTCGTCGGCCAGTGGAAATCGATGCCGGGCAGCGGCGGCGAGGGCGCCGATTACGATCTCGACGATTTCGTCGCCGGCCAGGTGTCGCTGCGCGATCATCTCGCCCAGCAGATCCCCTTCGTCCTGCCCGACATGGCCGATCGGCTGATCGCGCAGAATTTCGTCGATCAGCTCGACGATGCCGGTTATCTGCAGGTCGATCTCGTCGAGACCGGCGAGCGGCTGGGCACGAGCCTGACTGCGGCCGAGCGTGTGCTTGCCGCCCTCCAGACGCTCGATCCGCCGGGAGTTTTCGCCCGCAGCCTCGCCGAATGCCTGGCGATCCAGCTCAGGCAGAAGGACCGATACGATCCCGCCATGCAGGCGCTGGTCGAAAACCTCGAACTGCTGGCGCGGCGCGATTTCGCCACGCTGAAGCGGCTCTGCGGCGTCGACGAGGAAGATCTCCTCGATATGCTCGGCGAAATCCGTCAGCTCAATCCCAAACCCGGCAGCGGCTTCGAGACCGGCGTCTCGGAAGCGATCATGCCCGATGTCGTCGTCAGGCCCTCTTCGGAGGGCGGCTGGCTGGTCGAGCTCAATCCGGATACGCTGCCGCGCGTGCTGGTCAACCAATCCTATTTTTCCCGTGTGACCAGGAATGGCGAGGATCACGCCTTCCTTTCCGAATGCCTGCAGAGCGCCAATTGGCTGACACGCAGCCTCGACCAGCGGGCGAAGACCATCATGAAGGTGGCAAGCGAGATCGTCCGCCAGCAGGACGCCTTCCTGCTGAACGGCGTCGACCACCTGCGCCCGCTGAACCTGAAGACGGTCGCCGAGGCGATCAAGATGCACGAATCCACCGTCAGCCGCGTCACCTCGAACAAATATATGCTGACGCCGCGCGGCCTCTTCGAGCTCAAATACTTCTTCACCGTTTCGATCAGCGCCGTTGCCGGCGGCGACAGCCATTCGGCGGAGGCCGTGCGTCACAAGATCCGCGCGCTGATCATGCAGGAGAGCCCTGATGCGGTGCTCTCCGACGACGATATCGTCGACATGCTGAAGAAGGGCGGCATCGATCTCGCCCGCCGCACGGTTGCCAAATACCGCGAAGCCATGAACATCGCCTCCTCGGTGCAGCGCCGCCGCGAAAAGCGGGCGCTTGCCAAGGTGGCCGGCTTCTGA
- the sppA gene encoding signal peptide peptidase SppA, translating into MDSSMIADRRRLRRKLWFWRLAAVALFVALGFAFYSFAVGDTKRSRPHIAHVTISGLIVDDDELLERLKKVETNDQVKAAVISISSPGGTTYGGEKIFKAIRAISAKKPVVSDVRTLAASAGYMVATAGDTIVAGDSSITGSIGVIFQYPQIQPLLDKIGVSLQEIKSSPLKAEPSPFHEASEEAKAMIRNMVVDSYNWFVDLVADRRKLPRDEVLKLADGTIYTGRQALKVKLVDTIGGEPEIRAYLKSRGVDADLPMVDWDKKSNTPFLLAGAVSRLITIFGYDDLMKGQDINGILPPKLLLDGLLSVWQVGHD; encoded by the coding sequence ATGGACAGTTCGATGATCGCGGATCGCCGGCGGCTGCGCCGCAAGCTCTGGTTCTGGCGTCTCGCGGCGGTGGCCCTCTTCGTGGCGCTGGGTTTTGCCTTCTACAGCTTCGCCGTCGGCGACACCAAGAGGAGCCGCCCGCATATCGCCCATGTGACGATATCGGGACTGATCGTCGACGACGACGAGCTTCTGGAGCGGCTGAAGAAGGTCGAAACCAACGACCAGGTGAAGGCCGCGGTGATTTCGATCTCCTCGCCCGGCGGCACGACCTATGGCGGCGAAAAAATCTTCAAGGCGATCCGGGCGATTTCGGCCAAGAAGCCCGTCGTCTCCGACGTGCGCACGCTTGCCGCCTCCGCCGGCTACATGGTCGCCACCGCCGGCGATACGATCGTTGCCGGCGACAGCTCGATCACCGGCTCGATCGGCGTCATCTTCCAGTATCCGCAGATCCAGCCGCTGCTCGACAAGATCGGCGTCTCCCTGCAGGAGATCAAATCCTCGCCGCTGAAGGCCGAGCCCTCGCCTTTCCACGAGGCGAGCGAGGAGGCCAAGGCGATGATCCGCAACATGGTGGTCGACAGCTATAACTGGTTCGTCGACCTGGTCGCCGACCGGCGCAAGCTGCCGCGCGACGAGGTGCTGAAGCTCGCCGACGGCACCATCTATACCGGCCGCCAGGCGCTCAAGGTGAAACTCGTCGACACGATCGGCGGCGAGCCGGAAATCCGGGCCTATCTCAAGTCGCGCGGCGTCGACGCCGACCTGCCGATGGTCGACTGGGACAAGAAGAGCAACACGCCGTTTCTGCTCGCTGGGGCTGTTTCGCGGTTGATTACGATCTTCGGTTATGATGATCTCATGAAAGGCCAGGATATCAATGGAATCCTGCCCCCAAAGTTGCTTCTTGACGGGCTGCTTTCAGTTTGGCAGGTTGGCCACGATTGA
- a CDS encoding integration host factor subunit beta: MIKSELVQIVAARNPHLYHRDVENIVNAVLDEITDALAAGNRVELRGFGAFSVKNRPSRSGRNPRTGDTVFVEEKWVPFFKTGKELRERLNPGQADEED, translated from the coding sequence GTGATCAAGTCCGAATTGGTGCAGATTGTTGCGGCACGCAACCCGCATCTCTATCATCGCGACGTCGAGAATATCGTCAATGCGGTTCTCGACGAGATCACGGATGCACTGGCTGCGGGCAACCGCGTCGAATTGCGCGGCTTTGGCGCGTTTTCAGTCAAGAACCGCCCGTCCCGCTCCGGCCGCAACCCGCGCACCGGCGATACCGTCTTCGTCGAGGAGAAGTGGGTTCCCTTCTTCAAAACAGGCAAGGAGCTGCGCGAGCGGCTCAATCCCGGCCAGGCGGACGAAGAGGATTGA